A stretch of the Azospirillum thiophilum genome encodes the following:
- a CDS encoding HD domain-containing phosphohydrolase, translating into MKILIVDDDRTNLLIMSAIVRRLDDADPVTMESPLDAAGWLDGNEPDLILLDQMMPDMDGIDLLRRIRDDMRLDNVPVVMITANTAVDIRVRALDQGCNDFLTKPIIVPEVQARLRNLLALRQSRALLRDRAALLAAEVERVTAALQRQGEELVNRLSRAAEYRDPETGAHIERMALYSRLIAEASGCGSAFAQELLKAAPMHDIGKIGIADMILLKPARLTPEEMALMRQHTVIGHRILADSDIPLLRLAAEIALSHHEKYDGSGYPSGLAGKAIPLSGRIVAIADVFDALTSPRPYKQPWTTEEARTYMMANRGSHFDPALLDAFLFRWDEVCAIHESHAETLPELNREHATGGFS; encoded by the coding sequence GTGAAGATCCTCATCGTCGACGACGACCGGACCAACCTGCTCATCATGTCCGCCATCGTCCGCCGCCTGGACGACGCCGATCCCGTCACCATGGAAAGCCCGCTCGATGCCGCCGGCTGGCTGGACGGGAACGAGCCCGACCTGATCCTGCTGGACCAGATGATGCCTGACATGGACGGCATCGACCTTCTGCGCCGCATCCGCGACGACATGCGGCTGGACAATGTGCCCGTGGTGATGATCACCGCCAACACCGCCGTGGATATCCGCGTGCGGGCGCTCGACCAGGGCTGCAACGATTTCCTGACCAAGCCGATCATCGTGCCGGAGGTCCAGGCCCGGCTGCGCAACCTGCTGGCCCTGCGCCAGAGCCGCGCCCTGCTGCGCGACCGCGCCGCCCTGCTCGCCGCCGAGGTGGAGCGGGTGACCGCCGCCCTGCAGCGCCAGGGGGAGGAACTGGTCAACCGCCTGTCGCGCGCCGCCGAGTACCGCGACCCGGAAACCGGTGCCCACATCGAGCGGATGGCGCTCTATTCGCGCCTCATCGCCGAGGCGTCGGGCTGCGGCAGCGCCTTTGCCCAGGAATTGCTGAAGGCGGCGCCGATGCACGACATCGGCAAGATCGGCATCGCCGACATGATCCTGCTCAAGCCGGCCCGGCTCACTCCGGAGGAGATGGCGCTGATGCGCCAGCACACCGTGATCGGCCACCGCATCCTGGCGGACAGCGACATCCCGCTGCTGCGGCTGGCGGCGGAAATCGCGCTGAGCCACCACGAGAAGTATGACGGCAGCGGCTATCCCAGCGGTTTGGCCGGGAAGGCGATCCCGTTGTCCGGCCGCATCGTCGCCATCGCCGACGTGTTCGACGCGCTGACCTCGCCCCGACCCTACAAGCAGCCATGGACGACGGAAGAGGCACGGACCTACATGATGGCCAACCGCGGCAGCCACTTCGACCCCGCCCTGCTCGACGCCTTCCTGTTCCGCTGGGACGAGGTCTGCGCCATCCACGAAAGCCATGCCGAGACGTTGCCGGAACTCAACCGGGAACACGCGACGGGTGGTTTCAGTTGA
- the ggt gene encoding gamma-glutamyltransferase, translating to MRFPVLRFRPSVAAVAALCLGLPMALPAPALAQQAPAASTSSPASVRYDIGYNIFYPVRSQNGMVASEHRLATEIGVDILKRGGNAVDAAVAVGFALAVVLPNAGNVGGGGFMIVHDAKTGKDVAIDFREMAPAKAFRDMYLDGQGKVVPDRSLYTHLAVGIPGTVAGLAHALEKYGTMTLADVLAPAIRLAREGHTVTPQLAGLLEVERDHLAAWDATKSIFFKDGRPLTAGETLVNADLARSLEAIAQQGPKAFYEGAIAERIAAEMARHGGSITREDLKAYKVVEREPVSGSYRGYTVKSMPPPSSGGTHIIQMLNILERWPLNEYGPDSARAIHLMAEAMKLAYADRSEYLGDPDFTKVPVKGLTSRTYADELAAKINPEKATPAGTIKPGKPAPHESDQTTHYSVADSRGNVVSTTYTLNLNFGSGIVAEGTGILLNNEMDDFSAKPGVPNAFGLIGGDANAIQPYKRPLSSMSPTIVLKDGKPWLVTGSPGGSRIITTTMETVIDHIDFDMNPAEAAALPRVHHQWTPDELRVEKGLSPDTIRLLEQMGHKVAVKPTMGRTQTIQLRPDGLYGYSDPRNPDGMTLGY from the coding sequence ATGCGGTTCCCCGTTCTCCGGTTCCGTCCGTCCGTCGCCGCCGTGGCCGCGCTGTGCCTGGGCCTGCCGATGGCGCTGCCGGCACCGGCTCTTGCCCAGCAGGCCCCCGCCGCCTCGACTTCGTCCCCGGCATCCGTCCGCTACGACATCGGCTACAACATCTTCTATCCCGTCCGCTCGCAGAACGGGATGGTTGCCTCGGAACACCGGCTGGCGACCGAGATCGGCGTCGACATCCTCAAGCGCGGCGGCAACGCGGTCGACGCGGCGGTCGCCGTCGGCTTCGCGCTGGCGGTGGTGCTGCCGAACGCCGGCAATGTCGGCGGCGGCGGCTTCATGATCGTGCATGACGCCAAGACCGGGAAGGACGTCGCCATCGACTTCCGCGAGATGGCCCCGGCCAAGGCCTTCCGCGACATGTATCTCGACGGCCAGGGCAAGGTGGTGCCCGACCGCTCGCTCTACACCCATCTGGCGGTCGGCATCCCCGGTACCGTCGCCGGCCTTGCCCACGCGCTGGAAAAATACGGCACGATGACGCTGGCCGACGTGTTGGCCCCGGCGATCCGGCTGGCGCGCGAGGGCCATACCGTCACACCGCAGCTGGCCGGCCTGCTGGAGGTCGAGCGCGACCATCTGGCGGCGTGGGATGCCACCAAATCCATCTTCTTCAAGGACGGCCGGCCGCTGACCGCCGGCGAGACACTGGTGAACGCCGACCTCGCCCGGTCGCTGGAGGCCATCGCGCAGCAGGGGCCGAAGGCCTTCTACGAAGGCGCCATCGCCGAGCGGATCGCGGCGGAGATGGCCCGGCATGGTGGCTCCATCACCAGGGAGGATCTGAAGGCCTACAAGGTGGTGGAGCGCGAGCCGGTCAGCGGCAGCTACCGCGGCTATACGGTGAAGTCGATGCCGCCGCCCAGCTCCGGCGGGACGCACATCATCCAGATGCTGAACATCCTGGAGCGCTGGCCGCTGAATGAATACGGCCCCGACAGTGCCAGGGCGATCCACCTGATGGCGGAGGCGATGAAGCTGGCCTACGCCGACCGTTCCGAATATCTGGGCGATCCAGACTTCACCAAGGTGCCGGTGAAGGGCCTGACCTCGCGCACATACGCCGACGAACTGGCGGCGAAGATCAATCCCGAAAAGGCGACCCCGGCCGGCACCATCAAGCCCGGCAAGCCTGCACCCCACGAGAGCGACCAGACCACGCATTACTCGGTCGCCGACAGCCGGGGCAACGTGGTCAGCACCACCTACACGCTCAACCTCAATTTCGGCAGCGGCATCGTCGCGGAGGGCACCGGCATCCTGCTGAACAACGAGATGGACGATTTCTCGGCCAAGCCGGGCGTTCCCAACGCCTTCGGCCTGATCGGTGGCGACGCCAACGCCATCCAGCCCTACAAGCGGCCGCTCAGCTCGATGTCGCCGACCATCGTGCTCAAGGACGGCAAGCCCTGGCTGGTGACCGGCAGCCCCGGTGGCAGCCGCATCATCACCACCACCATGGAAACGGTGATCGACCACATCGACTTCGACATGAACCCGGCGGAGGCCGCGGCACTGCCGCGCGTCCATCACCAATGGACCCCCGACGAGCTGCGGGTGGAGAAGGGCCTCAGCCCCGACACGATCCGCCTGCTGGAGCAGATGGGCCACAAGGTGGCGGTCAAGCCGACGATGGGCCGCACCCAGACCATCCAGCTGCGCCCCGACGGGCTGTACGGCTATTCCGACCCGCGCAACCCGGACGGCATGACGCTGGGCTATTGA
- a CDS encoding ATP-binding protein, translating to MGRTLQQHGFMVAVWAGTLVIAAGLWAAALMLAHYDHAEAMARAERDGGNLARVVAEQATRTIAEADQIMVFLINDFQEHGNAWTPGVPWLLRQTVERSAILLQLAVIDEHGDLIHTSVEDAPQRVQLADREHFRVHVNQPKAGLFIGKPVFGRASGKWSIQLTRRIDRSDGSFAGVLVASMDPFYFSRSLEELDVGTNGAVAIIGTDGILRARSLMSDRIVGRDVGESPTLLMARRQPTGFLRSASVIDGILRLQSFRRLPDYPLVVTAAFDEAAFLSDTRRRQRIYLLGALACSVGLIGLALLATRQTARLATLARRMALSEGRLRDQAETASDWFWEMDADLRFSHLAGPLVPHIASGALPIGLRRDEVALREPGDAVKWEEHRSVMERREPFRNFRYRVMTASGLRYFSVSGRPILDERGSFRGYRGSATDITERELAANRLASSEARYRAMFEAVGQPIVTVDENGTIDAFNQAAERLFGYRAAEVVGGPLTRLMPAAIGPLHDGLRTAGREENGNGGALRSEVRELTGRRKDGSEFPLEATLAGWRAGDRCYVTGALRDVTAQREIEASLRRAKEAADQANRAKGEFLATMSHEIRTPMNGVLGALALVEGPNLDEEQRQLLDVANRSGNALLQIIDDILDLSKLEAGKAEVEPVDFDLRAVMRDCIDLLEPTAGGRGLILTMEVAPAVPAHVRADLRRIRQVLVNLVGNALKFTHRGGVAVRIGLVGRPEPDGAFHLRFEVADTGIGIPEEVQPTLFHRFTQGDSSTTRRFGGTGLGLAISRELVMLMGGRIGVSSAEGKGSVFWFTVRCQPAADPCEGTPAASSVTEPASAVPQGKKAAGSLHVLVAEDNEINRDIVVTMLRRAGHQVTAVADGLQAVRLVEDGGFDLVLMDVQMPVMDGVTATRHIRALANESARLPIVALTGNVMPGHRAEYLAAGMSAYLTKPIVSADLFKALAAVSRPGQDAAWPDGAGDATIATPPAPAVSDEEFWRTAPLLDEGQANSLRDVIGDEAWARTVEAFRHTVNDGIAAIREAALPASSPAPGGGPSPLVRMAHTLKGTAANIGAVRLSRLAAQVEQQGQTSAGSPLQAALCDALEAVAASTIEALSSRIPQAAVVEPTSENERAPV from the coding sequence ATGGGGCGGACGCTTCAGCAGCACGGCTTCATGGTCGCCGTGTGGGCGGGAACCCTGGTGATCGCTGCCGGTCTGTGGGCGGCGGCGCTGATGCTCGCCCATTACGACCATGCCGAGGCCATGGCGCGGGCCGAACGCGACGGGGGCAACCTCGCCCGCGTGGTCGCCGAACAGGCGACCCGGACCATCGCCGAGGCCGATCAGATCATGGTGTTCCTGATCAACGATTTCCAGGAGCACGGCAATGCCTGGACCCCTGGTGTCCCGTGGCTTCTGCGCCAGACGGTGGAGCGGTCGGCCATTCTGCTCCAGTTGGCGGTGATCGACGAGCACGGCGATCTGATCCACACCAGCGTGGAGGATGCTCCCCAGCGCGTCCAACTGGCCGACCGCGAGCATTTCCGTGTCCATGTCAACCAGCCGAAGGCGGGACTGTTCATCGGGAAGCCGGTGTTCGGCCGCGCGTCGGGCAAATGGTCGATCCAGCTCACGCGCCGCATCGACCGCAGCGACGGCAGCTTCGCCGGGGTGCTGGTCGCATCGATGGACCCGTTCTATTTCAGCCGATCGCTGGAGGAACTGGATGTCGGCACCAACGGCGCGGTGGCGATCATCGGAACCGACGGCATCCTCCGCGCCCGCTCGCTGATGAGCGACCGGATCGTCGGCCGCGACGTCGGCGAATCACCGACGCTGCTGATGGCGCGCCGGCAGCCGACCGGGTTCCTGCGAAGCGCCAGCGTGATCGACGGCATCCTGCGCCTGCAATCCTTCCGGCGGTTGCCCGACTATCCGCTCGTCGTCACCGCCGCCTTCGACGAGGCGGCCTTCCTGTCCGATACGCGGCGTCGGCAGCGGATCTATCTGCTGGGGGCGTTGGCCTGCAGCGTCGGCCTGATCGGGCTGGCCCTGCTGGCGACGCGCCAGACGGCCCGGCTCGCGACGTTGGCCCGGCGGATGGCCCTGAGCGAGGGGCGGCTCCGCGATCAGGCGGAGACGGCCTCGGACTGGTTCTGGGAGATGGATGCGGACTTGCGCTTTTCCCATCTGGCCGGGCCGCTGGTTCCGCACATCGCCAGCGGGGCGCTGCCCATCGGCCTGCGGCGCGACGAGGTTGCCCTGCGCGAGCCGGGCGACGCCGTCAAATGGGAGGAGCACCGCAGCGTCATGGAGCGGCGGGAGCCGTTCCGGAACTTCCGTTATCGGGTGATGACCGCGTCGGGCCTACGGTATTTCAGCGTCAGCGGCCGTCCGATCCTCGACGAGCGCGGAAGCTTCCGCGGTTATCGCGGCTCCGCCACCGACATCACCGAACGCGAGCTGGCCGCCAACCGGCTGGCGTCGAGCGAGGCACGTTACCGCGCCATGTTCGAGGCGGTCGGCCAGCCGATCGTCACCGTCGACGAGAATGGGACGATCGACGCCTTCAACCAGGCGGCGGAGCGGCTGTTCGGCTACCGTGCAGCCGAGGTGGTCGGCGGGCCGTTGACCCGGTTGATGCCGGCCGCCATCGGTCCGCTTCACGATGGGTTGCGGACGGCCGGCCGCGAAGAGAACGGCAATGGCGGCGCCCTGCGGTCGGAGGTGCGGGAGTTGACCGGCCGCCGCAAGGACGGTAGCGAATTCCCGCTGGAGGCGACGCTGGCCGGCTGGCGCGCGGGCGACCGCTGTTACGTCACCGGCGCCCTGCGCGACGTCACCGCCCAGCGCGAGATCGAAGCCAGCCTGCGCCGGGCCAAGGAGGCGGCCGATCAGGCCAACCGCGCCAAGGGCGAGTTCCTGGCGACGATGAGCCACGAGATCCGGACGCCGATGAACGGGGTGCTCGGCGCGCTGGCCCTGGTGGAGGGGCCGAACCTGGACGAGGAGCAGCGCCAGCTGCTGGATGTCGCCAACCGGTCGGGCAATGCGCTTTTGCAGATCATCGACGACATTCTCGATCTGTCCAAGCTGGAGGCCGGCAAGGCGGAGGTCGAGCCGGTGGATTTCGATCTGCGCGCGGTGATGCGCGACTGCATCGACCTGCTGGAGCCGACCGCCGGCGGACGGGGCCTGATCCTGACGATGGAGGTGGCGCCTGCCGTGCCCGCCCACGTGCGTGCCGACCTGCGCCGGATCCGTCAGGTGCTGGTCAATCTTGTCGGCAACGCGCTGAAATTCACCCACCGCGGCGGTGTCGCCGTACGGATCGGGCTGGTGGGAAGGCCGGAGCCGGACGGTGCCTTCCACCTGCGGTTCGAGGTGGCCGACACCGGGATCGGTATTCCGGAGGAGGTGCAGCCGACCCTGTTCCACCGGTTCACCCAGGGCGACAGCTCCACCACGCGGCGCTTCGGCGGGACCGGGTTGGGGCTGGCGATCAGCCGCGAGCTGGTCATGCTGATGGGGGGACGGATCGGCGTGTCCAGCGCCGAGGGCAAGGGAAGCGTTTTCTGGTTCACCGTGCGCTGCCAACCCGCCGCCGACCCGTGCGAGGGGACGCCGGCGGCGTCCTCGGTCACGGAGCCCGCGTCGGCCGTTCCGCAGGGGAAGAAGGCGGCCGGCAGCCTGCATGTCCTGGTGGCCGAGGACAACGAGATCAATCGCGACATCGTCGTCACCATGCTGCGCCGCGCCGGTCATCAGGTGACTGCCGTGGCGGACGGGTTGCAGGCTGTCCGCCTGGTCGAGGACGGCGGCTTCGACCTTGTGCTGATGGATGTGCAGATGCCGGTGATGGACGGCGTCACCGCCACACGTCACATCCGCGCCTTGGCGAACGAGTCCGCCCGGCTGCCGATCGTGGCGTTGACCGGCAATGTCATGCCCGGCCATCGCGCCGAATATCTCGCCGCCGGCATGAGCGCCTACCTGACCAAGCCCATCGTCTCGGCTGACCTGTTCAAGGCGCTGGCGGCGGTTTCCCGCCCCGGTCAGGACGCCGCATGGCCGGACGGGGCGGGCGATGCGACCATCGCCACGCCGCCGGCTCCGGCCGTATCCGATGAGGAATTCTGGAGGACCGCACCCCTCCTGGACGAGGGTCAGGCCAATTCCCTGCGCGACGTGATCGGTGACGAAGCATGGGCACGGACGGTCGAGGCGTTCCGGCATACGGTGAATGACGGCATCGCCGCCATTCGCGAGGCCGCCCTGCCCGCATCCTCCCCGGCACCGGGGGGAGGGCCCTCGCCGCTCGTCCGCATGGCCCACACGCTGAAGGGAACGGCGGCCAACATCGGTGCGGTGCGGCTGAGCCGGCTGGCGGCGCAGGTGGAACAGCAGGGGCAGACGTCCGCTGGAAGTCCTCTCCAGGCTGCGCTGTGCGATGCGCTCGAAGCCGTCGCCGCCTCGACCATCGAAGCGCTGTCTTCGCGAATCCCGCAGGCGGCTGTGGTCGAGCCCACGAGCGAGAATGAACGGGCACCGGTGTGA
- a CDS encoding LuxR C-terminal-related transcriptional regulator produces MRILVADDHPLFRDALELSVRQAWPNAEVGCIGSLLELPALGEAANGSQAGIARYDLIVLDWRMPGAEGSDPVSVLRQAGIQGPVAVVTGAEEPLTALEALRCGAEAFLPKTTPRRVLAQALRLVAEGGSFVPKDVALDLMHMTDLSLDIDEAEECEGPALDGEGALSAPLTEREQQVLSMLATGATNKEIGRHLNLQEVTVKLHTRRILRKLGARNRTDAVRRAQQAGLLFRNLDEAPS; encoded by the coding sequence ATGAGAATCTTGGTGGCAGACGACCATCCCTTGTTTCGGGATGCGCTTGAGCTGTCGGTCCGCCAGGCGTGGCCGAACGCCGAGGTCGGATGCATCGGTTCGCTGCTGGAGTTGCCTGCCTTGGGGGAGGCGGCCAATGGGTCTCAGGCCGGGATCGCCCGCTATGACCTGATCGTGCTGGACTGGCGCATGCCGGGAGCGGAGGGCAGCGATCCGGTCAGCGTGCTTCGCCAAGCCGGTATCCAGGGGCCGGTCGCCGTGGTGACGGGAGCGGAAGAGCCCTTGACCGCGCTGGAGGCGTTGCGGTGCGGCGCCGAGGCCTTCCTACCCAAGACCACGCCACGCCGCGTCCTGGCCCAGGCGCTGCGGCTGGTGGCCGAAGGCGGCAGCTTCGTGCCTAAGGACGTGGCGCTCGACCTGATGCACATGACCGATCTGTCGCTCGACATCGACGAGGCGGAGGAGTGCGAGGGGCCGGCGCTGGACGGCGAAGGGGCGCTTTCCGCCCCCTTGACCGAACGGGAGCAGCAGGTTCTGTCGATGCTCGCCACCGGCGCGACCAACAAGGAGATCGGGCGCCATCTGAACCTTCAGGAAGTGACGGTGAAGCTGCACACCCGCCGTATCCTGCGCAAGCTGGGCGCCCGGAACCGCACCGACGCCGTGCGCCGCGCCCAGCAGGCCGGGCTGCTGTTCCGCAACCTCGACGAAGCGCCATCCTGA
- a CDS encoding response regulator yields MESTLYELRARPTSPQSASAAPETSATSAGAAGPAGTVLLVDDDPDFRGMVGTAFTRAGYIVLEAENGNAALAMLADRRVDLVVTDIIMPEADGYEIILRLKQLPSRPPLIAVTGGSLRLRMELPGMARLLGAEAAFEKPLDLAALLAEAGRLIGAGRTETTT; encoded by the coding sequence ATGGAATCCACTCTGTACGAGTTGCGGGCACGCCCCACCTCTCCGCAATCCGCATCCGCGGCGCCCGAGACATCCGCGACCTCCGCCGGCGCGGCGGGTCCGGCCGGTACCGTCCTGCTGGTCGACGACGATCCCGACTTCCGCGGCATGGTCGGCACCGCCTTCACCCGCGCCGGCTACATCGTGCTCGAGGCGGAGAACGGCAACGCCGCGCTGGCCATGCTCGCCGACCGGCGGGTCGACCTCGTGGTGACCGACATCATCATGCCGGAGGCCGACGGCTACGAGATCATCCTGAGGCTGAAGCAACTGCCGTCACGCCCGCCATTGATCGCGGTGACCGGCGGCAGCCTGCGATTGCGCATGGAACTGCCGGGGATGGCCCGCCTGCTCGGCGCCGAGGCGGCCTTCGAGAAGCCGCTCGACCTCGCGGCGCTGCTGGCGGAGGCCGGACGGCTGATCGGGGCCGGCAGGACGGAGACCACGACGTGA
- a CDS encoding response regulator: MSPSDHLPSRPPVAPDSAVGSRTFRAGRTSGIAPALAALAGAALLLPGSLAPVREIAPWVLPLGAACTGAAAGLALLLAWAAYRRSDRPEAPLPAPAAVPGMAPGVVWCEAGSGIADAARIAELRAAARQEARRSAEQSARSLRDQQIAAMDARAELAGAIVHDMNNTLGAVAGYADFLTADLPAGSPQADYADRILAAVDRGRKGLRRLAMASRAEPVQLRTEPVVRVLNEAAALLRAAPSVPSSLTVLSHPDAPDPRCDAMLLTRTLAGLAEELIEAAGRGADLRLCLSVAPSGAQAVDGSTPGGNAHEREIDGGDGKDGNGEDGNGDGDAVRAGWRMRTLLTPQAGLHTLFELRIDGRPLADDVLFAIVDPLLSTRARNRRGNEGHDEADAPPAALLTARRHDGGLSLLTHPGEGTAVRLRIPAVPPAQPRPAPVPPKHPIGPVVQVLVIEADPATGDRLQTGLERQGCEVSVCDDPRDALDVVADEPGFFDVVVIGPGLSALTAGAALVVRLKSLRPDLPCVTFAAEAVVGGDGPADLELPLPLDLPRLGRGVAALAAGRGERG; encoded by the coding sequence ATGAGCCCGTCCGACCATCTCCCGTCCCGGCCACCCGTCGCGCCGGATTCAGCAGTCGGTTCCCGCACTTTCCGTGCAGGAAGAACCAGCGGCATCGCCCCGGCGCTTGCTGCGCTGGCCGGAGCCGCCCTGCTTCTGCCGGGCTCGCTGGCCCCCGTGCGCGAGATCGCTCCCTGGGTGCTTCCCCTGGGCGCGGCGTGCACCGGCGCGGCAGCCGGTTTGGCCCTGCTGCTGGCCTGGGCCGCGTACCGCCGGTCGGACCGGCCCGAGGCTCCGCTGCCCGCTCCCGCCGCGGTGCCCGGTATGGCGCCCGGTGTGGTGTGGTGCGAAGCGGGGAGCGGCATCGCCGATGCCGCACGGATTGCCGAACTTCGGGCGGCGGCCCGGCAAGAGGCCCGGCGGTCGGCCGAGCAATCGGCCCGGAGCCTGCGCGACCAGCAGATCGCTGCGATGGATGCCCGGGCGGAGCTGGCCGGCGCCATCGTCCACGACATGAACAACACGTTGGGAGCGGTCGCCGGCTATGCCGATTTCCTCACCGCCGACCTTCCCGCCGGCTCGCCCCAGGCCGATTACGCCGACCGGATCCTCGCCGCGGTCGACCGCGGGAGGAAGGGGCTGCGCCGTCTGGCGATGGCCTCCCGCGCGGAGCCGGTGCAGTTGCGCACCGAACCGGTGGTCCGTGTGCTGAACGAGGCGGCGGCCCTTCTGCGCGCGGCGCCGTCGGTGCCGTCCAGCCTCACGGTTCTCAGCCACCCCGATGCGCCCGACCCCCGGTGCGACGCCATGCTGCTGACGCGGACCCTTGCAGGACTGGCGGAAGAGCTTATCGAGGCTGCTGGCCGCGGTGCCGATTTGCGGCTGTGCCTGAGCGTCGCTCCGAGCGGCGCCCAAGCCGTGGACGGTTCGACGCCGGGCGGGAATGCCCATGAACGGGAGATCGATGGCGGGGATGGCAAGGACGGGAACGGCGAGGACGGGAACGGCGACGGCGACGCCGTTCGGGCCGGTTGGCGTATGCGTACCCTGCTGACGCCGCAAGCGGGCCTGCACACCCTGTTCGAACTGCGCATCGACGGTCGGCCGCTGGCCGACGACGTCCTGTTCGCCATCGTCGACCCGCTGCTGTCCACCCGTGCCCGCAACCGCCGGGGCAATGAGGGCCATGACGAGGCCGACGCCCCGCCCGCGGCCCTGCTGACCGCCCGCCGGCACGACGGCGGCCTCAGTCTGCTGACCCATCCCGGGGAGGGTACGGCGGTTCGGCTCCGCATCCCCGCTGTTCCGCCCGCACAGCCTCGGCCGGCGCCCGTTCCACCGAAGCATCCGATCGGGCCCGTCGTCCAGGTGCTGGTGATCGAAGCCGATCCGGCGACCGGCGACCGGCTGCAGACCGGGCTGGAGCGGCAGGGTTGCGAAGTCTCGGTCTGCGACGATCCCCGCGACGCGCTGGACGTCGTCGCCGACGAACCGGGTTTCTTCGACGTGGTGGTCATCGGTCCCGGGTTGAGTGCGCTGACGGCCGGCGCGGCGCTGGTGGTGCGCCTGAAGTCGCTGCGGCCCGACCTGCCCTGCGTGACCTTCGCCGCGGAGGCTGTCGTCGGAGGCGACGGGCCGGCGGACCTGGAGTTGCCGCTGCCGCTGGACCTGCCGCGGCTGGGGCGGGGGGTGGCGGCGCTCGCCGCCGGCCGCGGGGAGCGGGGTTGA